A single region of the Thermodesulfobacteriota bacterium genome encodes:
- a CDS encoding chemotaxis protein CheW — MADIKQYLTFVLGGENFALETSRVKEVLEYTTITRIPRMPDFLCGVINLRGNVVPVMDMRLKLGMPSAGRTVDTCIVIVEVDFDDESATIGCLVDSVKEVLEIAANEIEPPPKMGMRLGTDFIQGMARQGESFIIILDINRIIAAEDIMLLQGAAGKGADSPMRNPAEECVDI; from the coding sequence ATGGCTGATATTAAACAGTACCTTACATTTGTCTTAGGCGGAGAAAACTTTGCGCTCGAGACCTCAAGGGTGAAAGAGGTCCTTGAATATACCACCATTACCAGGATTCCGCGCATGCCGGACTTCCTCTGCGGCGTGATAAACTTGAGGGGCAACGTGGTTCCGGTCATGGATATGCGTTTAAAGCTGGGGATGCCGTCGGCCGGGCGGACGGTTGATACCTGCATCGTGATCGTTGAGGTGGATTTTGATGATGAATCGGCCACCATAGGGTGCCTGGTGGACTCGGTCAAGGAAGTCCTGGAGATAGCGGCCAATGAAATCGAACCCCCGCCCAAGATGGGGATGCGCCTTGGAACGGATTTTATCCAGGGCATGGCCAGACAGGGCGAGAGTTTTATTATCATCCTGGACATCAACAGGATAATCGCGGCTGAAGATATAATGCTGCTTCAGGGCGCGGCCGGTAAAGGAGCCGATTCGCCGATGAGGAATCCCGCCGAGGAGTGTGTTGATATATAA
- a CDS encoding phosphate-starvation-inducible PsiE family protein: protein MQESRPDLKEKIRRILVHADIAFHVLAGLLLLIACGFIMYYGIINLMQPSRVAIISLVNDVLLALIILELFWTIIRFLKKQRFTLGPFLSIGIIASVRRILLVEIEISHVEHVQMERLWEIGLSALVILLLVFAYYLAAKVEKMGVE, encoded by the coding sequence ATGCAGGAATCAAGACCGGATCTGAAAGAGAAGATTAGACGAATACTTGTTCATGCGGACATTGCCTTTCACGTGCTGGCGGGTCTTTTACTGCTTATCGCCTGCGGATTCATCATGTATTATGGGATTATTAATCTTATGCAGCCATCCCGCGTGGCCATAATCAGCCTGGTGAATGATGTGCTTCTGGCTCTGATTATCCTTGAGCTTTTCTGGACCATTATCCGTTTCCTTAAGAAACAAAGATTTACACTCGGACCTTTTCTTTCTATCGGGATAATAGCCTCGGTTCGGCGGATACTGCTGGTCGAGATCGAGATATCACATGTGGAGCACGTTCAGATGGAACGGCTCTGGGAGATCGGGCTTAGCGCCCTGGTAATTTTACTCCTGGTCTTTGCCTATTATCTGGCTGCGAAGGTAGAAAAGATGGGGGTAGAGTGA
- a CDS encoding UbiA-like polyprenyltransferase produces the protein MIRKTHTFLEMIKFEHTIFALPFAFMGAFLAAGGVPESAKCLWILLAMAGARTAAMGFNRIIDLPYDRKNPRTAGRALPQGAIKISEAWLFVILASLLFFFAAYKLNRLTFMLSPLALAIVISYSYTKRFTWLSHIFLGLALGIAPTAGWIAVKGALEAAPLILSAGVIFWVAGFDTIYACMDFEFDSREGLHSIPCKFGKERALAFAVGFHILAFLFFLYTGIMTGLGWVYYAGIALTAMAMALQHIFVTPKDLSKINLSFFTMNGIISITLFLATWAALS, from the coding sequence ATGATACGAAAGACCCATACCTTCCTGGAGATGATTAAATTCGAGCACACCATCTTTGCCCTGCCCTTTGCCTTCATGGGGGCCTTTCTGGCGGCGGGCGGCGTGCCGGAGTCGGCAAAATGTCTCTGGATCCTGTTGGCCATGGCCGGGGCGCGTACGGCGGCTATGGGCTTTAACCGGATAATTGATCTCCCCTATGACCGCAAGAATCCCCGCACCGCAGGCCGGGCCCTGCCCCAAGGCGCGATAAAGATAAGCGAGGCATGGCTCTTTGTGATCCTGGCCTCTTTGCTCTTCTTCTTTGCGGCCTATAAGCTAAACCGGCTGACATTTATGCTATCCCCCCTGGCCCTGGCCATAGTCATCTCTTACTCTTACACCAAACGATTTACCTGGTTGTCGCATATATTTCTGGGTCTGGCCCTGGGCATTGCCCCCACCGCCGGATGGATAGCCGTTAAAGGGGCGCTCGAAGCCGCGCCTCTTATCCTGAGCGCCGGGGTCATATTTTGGGTGGCAGGTTTTGACACCATTTATGCCTGTATGGATTTCGAATTTGATAGCCGCGAAGGACTGCACTCGATACCCTGCAAATTCGGCAAAGAAAGGGCGCTTGCTTTTGCCGTAGGGTTCCATATCCTGGCCTTTCTGTTCTTTCTCTATACCGGCATTATGACCGGATTGGGGTGGGTCTATTATGCGGGCATCGCCCTGACGGCGATGGCTATGGCGCTGCAACATATATTTGTTACGCCCAAAGACCTTTCAAAAATCAACCTCTCTTTCTTTACCATGAACGGCATAATCAGCATCACCCTGTTTCTGGCTACCTGGGCCGCCCTTTCCTGA
- a CDS encoding UbiX family flavin prenyltransferase: MTAYPPKRYIVALTGASGMPYAVSLLQKLAAQNVEIHGLVSAAGAQVLKLETGLSTSEVSRYMTRLYDEKDFAAPVASGSFPHDGMIIIPCTMGTLGAIANGISSNLVHRAADVTLKEGRRLLLILRETPLNRIHISNMLRLAEAGATIMPAMPGFYHHPASIEDLVAMFVDRILDVLGLPDPEAKRWGIDS; encoded by the coding sequence ATGACGGCATATCCACCTAAACGTTACATCGTGGCCTTGACCGGGGCCAGCGGCATGCCCTACGCCGTATCCCTCTTACAGAAATTAGCGGCGCAAAACGTGGAGATACACGGCCTCGTGTCCGCGGCCGGGGCCCAGGTATTGAAGTTGGAAACCGGTCTTTCTACCTCAGAGGTCAGCCGGTACATGACCAGGCTCTACGACGAAAAAGATTTTGCCGCGCCGGTAGCCAGCGGGTCTTTCCCCCATGACGGCATGATTATTATCCCCTGCACCATGGGCACACTGGGCGCCATAGCCAACGGCATATCGAGTAACCTTGTCCATCGGGCCGCGGATGTGACCTTAAAAGAAGGCCGAAGACTTTTATTGATCTTGCGGGAGACCCCGCTAAACAGGATACACATAAGCAATATGCTGCGCCTGGCAGAGGCCGGAGCGACCATTATGCCGGCCATGCCCGGATTTTATCATCACCCCGCGAGCATTGAAGATCTGGTCGCTATGTTCGTGGACAGAATCCTGGATGTCCTCGGCCTGCCCGATCCAGAGGCCAAAAGGTGGGGTATCGACTCATGA
- a CDS encoding menaquinone biosynthesis decarboxylase gives MGYKNLQEFIRLLEKEGELKRITEPVSPYLEITEITDRVCKKGGPALLFTNVVGHDMPVLMNAFGSYRRMCLALQVSNFEEIGKDILTFLEAEAPDTLIKKLKMIPKLKRLADMFPKMVSKAPCQEVVIKDNIDLGRLPALHCWPKDGGPFITLPLVFTKHPETGVRNCGMYRIQVFDAATTGMHWHTHKGGAQHYRIAEKRGERLEAAVAIGADPATTYAATAPLPEDIDEMVFSGFLRSEPVELVQCLTVDQQVPAEAQIILEGYVEPGERRMEGPFGDHTGYYSLADKYPVFHVTCITHRKDAVYPATIVGRPPMEDCYMAKATERIFLPLIKKQLPEIVDMNLPLEGVFHNLAFISIDKRYPGHARKVMHALWGMGQMMFTKIIAIFDREVDVQDLSQVLWRIGNNVDPRRDTVITDGPVDALDHASTLPHYGGKMGIDATRKWPEEGFERDWPEVIEMDEAVKKKIDAIWGKLGL, from the coding sequence TTGGGCTATAAGAATCTGCAGGAATTCATCCGCCTTCTGGAAAAAGAAGGTGAATTAAAGAGAATCACTGAGCCGGTCAGCCCCTATCTGGAGATTACCGAGATCACGGACCGCGTCTGCAAAAAAGGCGGGCCTGCTCTCCTCTTCACCAATGTCGTCGGTCATGACATGCCGGTCTTGATGAACGCCTTTGGATCATACCGGCGCATGTGCCTGGCCCTCCAGGTCTCTAATTTCGAAGAGATCGGAAAAGACATCCTGACCTTCCTGGAGGCCGAGGCCCCGGATACCTTAATCAAAAAGCTCAAGATGATACCAAAGCTCAAACGGCTGGCCGATATGTTCCCGAAGATGGTGAGCAAGGCCCCCTGCCAGGAAGTAGTAATAAAAGATAATATCGACCTTGGGCGCCTTCCGGCGCTGCACTGCTGGCCTAAGGACGGCGGGCCTTTCATCACCCTGCCTCTGGTCTTTACCAAACACCCGGAGACCGGCGTGCGTAACTGCGGGATGTACCGCATACAGGTCTTTGACGCCGCCACAACCGGTATGCACTGGCACACCCACAAGGGCGGGGCCCAGCATTACCGCATAGCCGAAAAACGCGGCGAGCGGCTGGAAGCGGCGGTAGCTATCGGCGCAGACCCGGCTACAACTTATGCGGCCACGGCCCCTCTGCCGGAAGACATCGACGAGATGGTCTTCTCCGGCTTTCTCCGTTCCGAACCGGTCGAACTGGTGCAGTGCCTTACCGTCGATCAGCAGGTGCCGGCCGAGGCGCAGATTATCCTTGAGGGCTATGTAGAGCCGGGCGAAAGACGCATGGAAGGCCCGTTTGGCGACCATACCGGCTATTATTCACTGGCGGACAAGTATCCTGTCTTTCATGTCACCTGTATCACCCATCGCAAAGACGCCGTCTATCCGGCGACCATCGTGGGCCGCCCACCCATGGAAGACTGTTATATGGCCAAGGCCACGGAACGCATCTTCCTGCCGCTGATAAAGAAACAACTGCCGGAAATCGTGGATATGAACCTCCCTCTGGAAGGTGTCTTCCACAATCTCGCCTTCATCTCTATTGATAAACGTTATCCGGGGCATGCCCGGAAGGTGATGCACGCCCTGTGGGGGATGGGCCAGATGATGTTCACCAAGATCATCGCCATCTTTGACCGGGAAGTCGATGTCCAGGACCTGTCACAGGTCCTCTGGCGTATCGGCAACAACGTCGATCCGCGGCGGGATACGGTTATTACCGATGGTCCGGTGGATGCCCTGGATCATGCCTCTACCCTACCCCACTATGGCGGGAAGATGGGCATCGATGCCACACGCAAGTGGCCGGAGGAGGGATTTGAACGCGACTGGCCGGAGGTCATTGAGATGGATGAGGCCGTGAAAAAGAAAATTGACGCCATCTGGGGAAAGCTGGGGTTATGA
- a CDS encoding type II toxin-antitoxin system HicB family antitoxin, whose protein sequence is MIELEYSLIIEATEEPDFFGFYSPDLAGFTGIGHSIEDCLYKAKWGMIEHVNLLKEQRLPVPSKNPNPKIIIQNEEQVVAA, encoded by the coding sequence ATGATTGAATTGGAATATTCATTAATAATTGAGGCAACAGAAGAACCTGATTTTTTTGGATTTTATTCTCCGGATTTGGCAGGTTTCACAGGAATTGGGCATTCTATTGAAGATTGTTTGTACAAAGCCAAATGGGGGATGATAGAGCATGTTAATTTGCTCAAAGAACAAAGGCTGCCTGTTCCATCTAAAAATCCAAATCCCAAAATCATAATTCAAAATGAAGAACAAGTTGTAGCTGCTTGA
- a CDS encoding ubiquinone/menaquinone biosynthesis methyltransferase: MSNEEKKVFVEKKFSSITPRYDLLNSLLSLNIDRYWRWVTARELDNYTEGPILDLCAGTLPLSLSIAGRRPERYVLALDFCRDMLACGRNRLNGQAAGRQIIPICADGEEIPCRNESFSGITVAFGVRNLSNLDKGLKEMWRVLRPGGKLVILEFSRPKNPVMRPLYFFYLGQILPRIGGWISGDEEAYRYLATSIQQFCSPEELAQKMEAASYIKVDRRPLTAGIVTLYTGKKP, from the coding sequence ATGTCAAACGAAGAAAAAAAGGTCTTTGTAGAAAAGAAATTTTCATCCATCACCCCGCGCTACGATCTCCTCAACTCCCTGCTGAGTTTAAATATTGACCGTTACTGGCGATGGGTGACCGCCCGTGAATTAGACAATTATACGGAAGGACCAATCCTCGACCTCTGCGCCGGCACACTGCCCTTAAGCCTTAGTATAGCCGGACGCAGGCCCGAACGATATGTATTAGCCCTTGATTTCTGCCGGGATATGCTGGCCTGCGGTCGCAACAGACTAAATGGACAGGCAGCAGGCCGGCAAATTATTCCGATTTGTGCAGACGGCGAAGAAATCCCCTGTCGTAATGAGAGCTTTTCCGGGATTACCGTGGCCTTTGGGGTACGTAACCTGAGCAATCTGGATAAGGGCCTTAAGGAGATGTGGCGCGTCCTCCGGCCCGGAGGGAAACTCGTCATCCTTGAATTTTCCCGCCCTAAAAATCCGGTCATGCGGCCGCTCTATTTTTTCTACCTGGGGCAAATCCTGCCTCGTATAGGTGGCTGGATATCAGGAGATGAAGAGGCTTACCGTTATCTGGCAACTTCCATCCAGCAGTTCTGCTCACCCGAAGAACTGGCACAAAAGATGGAAGCGGCCAGCTACATAAAGGTGGATCGTCGGCCGCTCACGGCCGGTATAGTGACTTTATATACCGGGAAAAAACCGTAA
- a CDS encoding menaquinone biosynthesis protein: MDQIRIGKFSFINTSPIYYPLEHIVGLNGFQVIEGSPSELNARFFRGELDISVISSQEYGLHAERYLLLPELAIVSQGTVKSVLFFSKYPLKALNGRRILITDKSQTSVALLKIILEEFYEVFPIYETGDLSAKDVHAREVAGFLAIGDEALRFRIESQEPYIIDLGETWKKFAGLPFVYAVWAVRREFYNQFPQKVWEACRLLKQSRDKGLKTLEKIGNRFAPHIPMSKEACLAYLRTLCFDLTPEALEGMRLFFRYLVKRGEYPYPVDIEFIPEADKAII; this comes from the coding sequence ATGGATCAAATCAGAATTGGCAAATTCAGTTTTATTAACACCAGCCCTATATATTACCCACTCGAACACATAGTAGGCTTAAACGGCTTTCAGGTGATAGAGGGATCTCCTTCGGAACTAAACGCCCGCTTTTTCCGAGGGGAATTGGACATCAGCGTCATATCCTCACAGGAATACGGACTCCATGCGGAAAGATACCTCCTCCTCCCTGAACTGGCCATTGTCTCGCAGGGAACGGTCAAAAGCGTGCTCTTTTTCAGTAAGTATCCGCTTAAGGCCCTTAACGGGCGACGCATCCTTATAACTGATAAGTCACAAACCTCGGTAGCTCTCCTGAAGATTATCCTGGAAGAATTTTATGAGGTATTTCCCATCTATGAGACAGGCGACCTGTCCGCAAAAGACGTCCATGCCCGGGAGGTCGCCGGCTTTCTGGCTATCGGCGACGAGGCCCTGCGGTTTCGCATCGAGAGTCAGGAGCCTTATATTATTGATCTCGGCGAGACCTGGAAGAAGTTTGCCGGCCTGCCTTTTGTATATGCGGTGTGGGCAGTGCGCCGGGAATTCTATAATCAGTTCCCGCAGAAGGTATGGGAGGCCTGCCGCCTCCTTAAACAGTCACGGGATAAGGGCCTTAAGACCCTGGAAAAGATCGGCAATCGCTTTGCTCCACATATCCCCATGTCCAAGGAGGCCTGTCTGGCCTACCTGCGAACCCTGTGTTTTGACTTAACCCCGGAGGCGCTGGAGGGAATGAGGCTGTTCTTCCGCTATCTGGTCAAACGCGGTGAATATCCTTATCCGGTGGACATAGAATTTATACCCGAGGCAGACAAGGCAATAATCTAA
- a CDS encoding amidohydrolase family protein, giving the protein MNLFKPSAISYQLSAQGVATGFSLRKSSAVSAQVKIHRARWVFPVSSAPVSDGAVMVADGRIEAVGRFKDLKDTYSGGVVDHGEVSILPAMVNAHTHLELAALRGRVSGKDGFVNWVRGLIKVREDIPPAETEKAITSALAAMRRRGVGLIGDVGNTRMAYELCRKQRENIVFFREFMGFNREKTARAKEMLAEAGKSHETDDAFHVAAHAPYTVSAELFSALKSWANKRGKMLSVHLGECPEEQELLAHGNGPLKDLLRERSAWDDDFIPPGESAVSYLDKLGVLDSNTVCVHLVHLSEEDMAILAARRVKCCLCPGSNLFLNVGLPKVEKMLAYGLYPALGTDSLASNESLNILEEMAAVRKHVPGLAPEKILEMATLNGARALGREDRLGSLTPGKGAGMISVPAGGEGSREALEGIMAGAATIPVRWIH; this is encoded by the coding sequence ATGAATTTATTTAAGCCATCAGCTATCAGCTATCAGCTATCAGCCCAAGGCGTAGCCACAGGCTTCAGCCTGCGCAAGTCATCAGCAGTCAGCGCTCAAGTAAAAATCCACCGTGCCAGATGGGTCTTTCCTGTCTCTTCAGCGCCGGTTAGTGACGGCGCGGTTATGGTTGCCGATGGCCGGATAGAGGCCGTGGGCCGGTTTAAGGACCTCAAAGACACTTATAGCGGCGGCGTAGTTGACCATGGAGAGGTAAGCATCCTGCCCGCCATGGTCAACGCCCATACCCATCTTGAACTTGCCGCCCTGCGCGGACGCGTATCCGGAAAGGATGGTTTTGTTAACTGGGTCAGGGGGCTTATCAAAGTGCGGGAGGACATACCGCCGGCAGAAACAGAAAAGGCAATAACCAGTGCACTTGCGGCCATGCGCCGGCGTGGCGTCGGTCTCATCGGTGACGTAGGCAATACCCGGATGGCTTATGAGTTATGCCGAAAACAAAGGGAAAATATCGTTTTTTTTCGCGAGTTCATGGGCTTTAACCGGGAGAAGACGGCAAGGGCCAAAGAAATGCTGGCAGAAGCCGGTAAATCGCATGAGACCGACGACGCATTCCATGTGGCCGCCCATGCCCCCTACACCGTCTCTGCCGAACTGTTTTCGGCCCTCAAATCGTGGGCCAATAAGCGCGGGAAGATGCTCTCCGTGCACCTGGGTGAATGTCCGGAGGAACAGGAACTCCTCGCGCATGGAAACGGACCATTGAAAGACCTGCTCAGAGAACGTTCAGCGTGGGATGATGATTTTATTCCGCCAGGGGAAAGCGCGGTATCATATCTCGATAAACTTGGCGTCCTGGACAGTAACACGGTCTGTGTACATCTCGTACACCTGTCAGAGGAAGATATGGCCATCCTGGCTGCCCGCAGGGTAAAATGCTGCCTCTGCCCCGGGAGTAATCTCTTTCTCAACGTCGGCCTCCCGAAGGTGGAAAAGATGCTCGCCTATGGGCTGTATCCGGCCCTGGGGACGGATAGCCTGGCCAGCAATGAGAGCCTCAATATCTTAGAAGAGATGGCGGCAGTCAGAAAACACGTGCCCGGCCTGGCCCCGGAAAAAATACTGGAGATGGCCACCCTGAACGGCGCCCGGGCACTTGGCCGGGAAGACCGGCTGGGCAGCCTGACGCCAGGAAAGGGAGCCGGGATGATCTCTGTCCCGGCCGGCGGAGAAGGCAGCCGGGAAGCGCTTGAAGGCATAATGGCCGGCGCCGCAACTATACCTGTACGTTGGATACATTAA
- the mqnC gene encoding cyclic dehypoxanthinyl futalosine synthase, translating into MSYNLWRKKIDHNQRFSKAEALQLYRDSDLLALGELADLKRRLLNPKKLVTYIIDRNINYTNICISGCRFCAFFREDGAQGGYVLTREELSRKIEETLSLEGVQILLQGGLHPTLPFSFYEEMLAFIKSEHPIHIHGFSPPEIVHMSRQSGLSIGDVLRRLRAAGLDSIPGGGAEILVDRVRQAVSPRKCSADEWLAVMEEAHRQGIKTTATMMFGHVETIEERIEHFMRLRELQDKTQGFTAFIPWPFQPHNTRINVAPVGGVEYLRMLAVSRIVLDNIPNLQASWVTQGPKVAQVALTFGANDFGSTMIEENVVAATGVSYQLSEKEIRRIITDAGYEPARRNMAYEFI; encoded by the coding sequence GTGAGTTACAATTTGTGGCGCAAAAAAATAGACCATAACCAAAGGTTCTCGAAAGCAGAGGCCCTTCAGCTCTATAGGGATTCCGACCTCCTTGCCCTGGGAGAACTGGCCGATCTGAAACGCCGCCTTCTTAACCCCAAAAAGCTGGTTACCTATATCATTGACCGCAACATCAATTATACGAATATATGCATATCGGGATGCCGGTTCTGTGCCTTCTTTAGAGAAGATGGGGCACAGGGAGGCTATGTCCTGACCAGGGAAGAATTGTCCCGAAAAATAGAGGAAACCCTTTCCCTGGAAGGCGTACAGATACTCCTTCAGGGCGGCTTACACCCTACCCTGCCCTTTTCTTTTTATGAAGAGATGCTTGCCTTCATTAAAAGTGAGCATCCTATACATATACATGGGTTCTCGCCTCCGGAGATTGTGCACATGTCCCGGCAGTCCGGGCTGAGTATCGGCGATGTACTGCGACGGCTGCGCGCGGCCGGCCTCGACTCTATTCCAGGCGGAGGCGCGGAAATATTGGTGGACAGGGTAAGACAGGCCGTGTCGCCCCGTAAATGCTCAGCAGATGAATGGCTGGCAGTTATGGAAGAGGCGCATCGGCAAGGGATTAAAACTACAGCCACGATGATGTTCGGCCATGTAGAGACTATCGAAGAGCGCATCGAACACTTTATGCGCCTACGTGAGCTTCAGGATAAGACTCAGGGGTTCACGGCCTTTATCCCCTGGCCTTTCCAGCCGCATAATACCCGTATAAACGTTGCCCCCGTGGGAGGCGTCGAATACCTGCGTATGCTGGCTGTTTCCCGGATCGTCCTGGATAATATTCCCAATCTACAAGCCTCCTGGGTTACCCAGGGGCCGAAGGTGGCACAGGTGGCCCTTACCTTTGGCGCGAATGACTTCGGCAGTACCATGATCGAGGAAAATGTGGTGGCCGCCACCGGCGTTTCTTATCAGTTGAGCGAAAAGGAGATCAGACGAATTATTACTGATGCCGGCTATGAACCGGCCCGCAGAAATATGGCCTATGAATTTATTTAA
- the mqnE gene encoding aminofutalosine synthase MqnE → MNMERSKREPWWQEICGKVEAGERLSFEDGLRLYQSNDLLAIGALANTVRRRLNGDKAFYIYNQHINYSNICVNLCRFCAFGKDKGDPAAYEMSTEEIVGKIQKRRHEPITEVHIVGGIHPDLPYRYYVEMIREIKKARPEIHIHAFTAVEIAHLANISGQSISDTLCDLREAGLGSLPGGGAEVFSPRIRERLCPKKLSPEGWLEVAGTAHRLGIKSNATMLYGHIESAEERVGHLLALRRTQDETGGFMSFIPLAFHPRNTGLSDLSNTTGFNDLKNIAVARLLLDNFPHIKAYWVMIGPKLAQIALNFGADDLDGTIIEEKITHMAGAETAQGMTRAELRRLIHEAGCTPVERDTLYNIVEAQP, encoded by the coding sequence ATGAACATGGAGCGGTCGAAAAGAGAACCGTGGTGGCAAGAGATATGCGGTAAGGTCGAAGCCGGCGAAAGGTTATCCTTTGAAGACGGGCTGAGGCTTTACCAATCCAATGACCTTCTGGCCATCGGGGCCCTGGCCAATACGGTACGCCGCCGACTGAACGGCGACAAGGCATTTTACATATACAATCAGCATATCAACTATTCCAATATCTGCGTCAATCTCTGCCGTTTTTGTGCCTTTGGCAAGGACAAGGGCGATCCGGCCGCGTATGAAATGTCCACTGAGGAGATAGTCGGCAAGATTCAAAAACGTCGCCATGAGCCGATAACCGAGGTACACATCGTAGGCGGGATACATCCTGACCTGCCTTATCGCTATTATGTGGAGATGATCCGGGAGATTAAAAAGGCACGGCCGGAGATCCACATACACGCCTTTACCGCCGTAGAAATCGCCCATCTGGCCAATATCTCCGGACAAAGTATATCCGATACGCTCTGCGACCTGCGCGAGGCCGGGTTAGGTTCGCTTCCGGGCGGCGGGGCAGAGGTCTTCAGTCCCCGTATAAGGGAACGCCTCTGCCCCAAAAAACTATCTCCGGAAGGCTGGCTGGAAGTGGCCGGGACCGCGCATCGCCTCGGCATTAAGTCCAACGCCACCATGCTTTACGGGCATATCGAGTCTGCGGAAGAAAGGGTCGGCCATCTTCTGGCCCTGCGCCGGACCCAGGATGAGACCGGCGGCTTCATGTCCTTTATTCCCCTGGCCTTTCATCCGCGAAACACGGGGCTTTCCGACCTCTCAAACACCACCGGCTTTAATGACCTTAAAAATATCGCCGTCGCCCGTCTCCTGCTCGATAATTTTCCGCACATCAAGGCCTACTGGGTGATGATCGGCCCCAAACTGGCCCAGATCGCCCTTAATTTTGGCGCAGATGATCTGGATGGAACGATCATCGAGGAAAAAATCACCCACATGGCCGGTGCGGAGACGGCCCAGGGGATGACCCGCGCGGAACTCCGGCGTTTAATCCATGAGGCCGGCTGTACGCCGGTAGAACGGGACACCCTGTACAATATTGTCGAGGCCCAGCCGTGA
- a CDS encoding TetR/AcrR family transcriptional regulator, producing MDTKLTPRQTFFNLPPDKQQRVLEAAVQEFSERGYQQASINTIVSRVNIAKGSIYQYFDSKKSLFLFIFNQGIAIVRQMLKHVKKESQEEDFFTRVKRSLMAGVEFIDKHPALYRVYLRILFERDSPLREDFLQTIRLFSREYILSLLKEGQARGEVRKDLDPVLAVFILDAVLDKFLQNYALPYLDPALELNEKKGLEEKIDSIVTMLRQGFAAADGI from the coding sequence ATGGATACCAAGCTTACCCCAAGACAGACCTTCTTTAACCTCCCCCCGGACAAACAGCAGCGCGTCTTAGAGGCGGCCGTTCAGGAGTTTTCCGAGCGAGGCTATCAGCAGGCCAGCATTAACACCATAGTCTCCCGCGTGAATATCGCCAAGGGTTCCATCTACCAGTACTTCGACAGCAAAAAAAGCCTGTTTCTCTTTATCTTCAATCAGGGCATTGCCATAGTGCGGCAGATGCTGAAGCATGTCAAAAAGGAGAGTCAGGAAGAAGATTTTTTCACGCGGGTAAAGAGATCCCTTATGGCCGGGGTTGAGTTCATAGATAAACATCCGGCCCTCTACCGGGTTTATCTCCGCATTCTTTTCGAACGCGATTCTCCTCTACGGGAAGACTTCCTGCAGACGATAAGGCTGTTCTCCCGTGAGTACATTCTCTCCCTTTTGAAAGAGGGGCAGGCGCGGGGTGAGGTCAGAAAAGACCTGGACCCTGTGTTGGCTGTGTTTATTCTAGACGCGGTCTTAGATAAGTTCCTGCAGAACTATGCCCTGCCCTATCTTGATCCGGCCCTGGAGTTAAACGAGAAGAAAGGCCTGGAAGAAAAAATCGACAGCATAGTAACCATGCTGCGGCAGGGATTCGCCGCGGCGGACGGGATTTAA
- the wrbA gene encoding NAD(P)H:quinone oxidoreductase has protein sequence MAGGDVKINIIFWSMYGHVYRLAEAVAEGAREVPGAQVNLFQVPETLSDEILAKMGAVEAKRQFAHLPVATVENLAEADAVIFGTPTRFGMMCAQMRAFLDATGGLWRRGALIGKAGSVFTSTATQHGGQESTILSFHTTLLHHGMIIVGVPYSEKGLLVVDEVSGGSPYGASTIAGPEGSRHPTENELAIARFQGKHVTGITRYLVLGKGGETHVIKDTHQSG, from the coding sequence ATGGCAGGCGGAGACGTCAAAATTAATATTATTTTTTGGAGCATGTACGGCCACGTGTACCGTCTGGCAGAGGCAGTTGCCGAAGGCGCCAGGGAAGTACCGGGCGCACAGGTTAACCTCTTTCAGGTTCCGGAGACGCTTTCTGATGAGATTCTGGCCAAGATGGGCGCTGTCGAGGCCAAGAGGCAGTTTGCCCATCTGCCGGTAGCCACGGTGGAGAATTTGGCCGAAGCGGATGCCGTTATTTTTGGTACGCCTACGCGCTTTGGTATGATGTGCGCCCAGATGCGGGCCTTTCTCGATGCGACCGGCGGGTTATGGAGGAGAGGGGCCTTGATTGGGAAAGCAGGGAGTGTATTTACTTCCACGGCCACCCAGCACGGGGGCCAGGAGTCAACCATCCTTAGCTTCCATACCACACTCTTACATCACGGGATGATTATAGTGGGCGTGCCCTACTCTGAAAAAGGACTGCTGGTTGTTGATGAGGTATCCGGCGGCAGCCCTTACGGGGCCTCCACCATAGCCGGCCCGGAGGGGAGCCGCCATCCGACTGAAAATGAACTGGCCATTGCCCGTTTTCAGGGCAAACACGTAACCGGGATTACAAGGTATCTGGTTTTAGGGAAGGGAGGTGAAACCCATGTTATCAAAGATACCCATCAATCTGGATAA